A genomic region of Exiguobacterium sibiricum 7-3 contains the following coding sequences:
- the folP gene encoding dihydropteroate synthase, whose protein sequence is MTKIMGILNVTPDSFSDGGNYVDIEQAVRHAKQLVADGADAIDVGGESTRPGASFVSAEDEIDRVVPVIRRLKRELDILVSIDTYKPEVAEAAVRAGADIINDVWGSKWGDGSMVEVAARHDVPIILMHNRSEPHGLDMLAEVRADLEDSIRLAKQAGVSENHIWLDPGIGFMKTHQENLFLMRHLSITTDFGYPVLLGTSRKSMIGLTLGLPADQRVEGTIATVCYGIQQGCEWMRVHDVQAVKRAAVMMDTMLAAELPGGE, encoded by the coding sequence ATGACGAAAATCATGGGGATTCTCAACGTGACACCGGATTCCTTTTCTGATGGTGGAAACTATGTGGATATCGAACAAGCAGTCCGGCATGCGAAACAACTCGTCGCGGATGGAGCGGACGCGATTGATGTCGGCGGTGAATCGACTAGACCGGGCGCTTCATTTGTCTCGGCTGAAGACGAAATCGACCGTGTTGTCCCGGTCATTCGGCGCTTGAAACGTGAACTGGATATATTGGTGTCGATTGATACGTATAAACCGGAAGTCGCCGAAGCCGCTGTTCGTGCCGGGGCAGATATCATCAACGACGTCTGGGGATCGAAATGGGGGGATGGATCGATGGTCGAGGTGGCAGCCCGGCATGACGTCCCGATCATTTTAATGCACAACCGCTCAGAACCTCATGGACTAGATATGCTGGCTGAAGTACGGGCCGATTTGGAAGATTCGATTCGATTGGCGAAACAAGCCGGAGTGTCAGAAAACCACATCTGGTTGGATCCCGGGATCGGCTTCATGAAGACGCATCAAGAAAACCTATTTTTAATGCGTCATCTGTCGATTACGACGGACTTTGGTTATCCGGTCCTGCTTGGGACATCCCGGAAGTCAATGATTGGTCTGACGCTTGGCTTGCCAGCGGATCAGCGTGTCGAAGGGACGATTGCGACAGTCTGCTACGGTATTCAACAAGGGTGTGAATGGATGCGGGTGCATGATGTGCAGGCAGTTAAACGGGCAGCCGTCATGATGGATACGATGTTGGCTGCGGAATTACCGGGAGGAGAATGA
- the lysS gene encoding lysine--tRNA ligase — protein sequence MEMNDQMQVRLGKMNAMREQGLDPFGARFERTTDTTSIRAAYGEHEKEELAELKPDVSIAGRVMTTRRKGKVGFTNVQDVNGQIQLYVRKDDVGEEAYEIYKTCDLGDIVGISGYVFKTNVGELSVHVTSFTLLTKALRPLPDKYHGLKDVEQRYRQRYLDLITNTESRETFIARSKVIRGIRQYLDSLGYLEVETPMLHTIAGGASARPFITHHNALDMTLYMRIAIELHLKRLIVGGLEKVYEIGRVFRNEGISTRHNPEFTMIELYEAYADYNDIMNLTENLIAHVAQEVLGTTQVTYGEDVIDLSVGWKRAHMADLVKEATGVDFFEEISKERAHELAHEHGVEVQAHMTTGHILNEFFEQKIEESLVQPTFVYGHPVEISPLAKKNPEDPRFTDRFELFIVRREHANAFTELNDPIDQRERFEAQLVEKEAGNDEAHEMDNDFIEALEYGMPPTGGLGIGIDRLVMLLTNAPSIRDVLLFPTMRHQQN from the coding sequence ATGGAAATGAACGATCAAATGCAGGTGCGCCTCGGTAAGATGAACGCAATGCGTGAACAAGGACTCGATCCGTTCGGTGCCCGTTTCGAACGCACGACAGATACGACGAGTATTCGTGCCGCTTACGGCGAACATGAAAAAGAAGAATTGGCAGAACTGAAGCCGGACGTCTCGATCGCGGGTCGCGTTATGACGACACGCCGTAAAGGGAAAGTCGGTTTTACAAACGTACAAGACGTGAATGGCCAAATTCAATTGTATGTACGTAAGGACGATGTTGGCGAAGAAGCGTATGAAATCTACAAAACGTGTGACTTAGGTGACATCGTTGGAATCAGCGGTTACGTGTTCAAAACGAATGTCGGTGAACTATCTGTTCACGTCACATCGTTTACGTTACTGACAAAAGCATTACGTCCGCTTCCGGATAAATATCACGGACTCAAAGACGTCGAACAACGGTACCGTCAGCGTTACCTCGATTTGATTACGAATACGGAATCGCGTGAGACATTCATCGCACGCAGTAAAGTCATTCGTGGGATTCGTCAGTATCTCGACAGCCTCGGATACTTGGAAGTCGAAACACCAATGTTGCATACGATTGCAGGTGGTGCATCAGCCCGTCCGTTCATTACGCATCACAATGCGCTTGATATGACACTATACATGCGGATTGCAATTGAGTTGCATCTTAAGCGTTTGATTGTCGGCGGACTCGAAAAAGTCTACGAAATCGGTCGCGTCTTCCGGAATGAAGGAATCTCGACACGCCATAACCCTGAATTTACGATGATTGAACTATATGAAGCTTACGCGGATTACAACGATATCATGAATCTGACGGAAAACTTGATTGCCCACGTCGCACAAGAAGTACTTGGTACAACACAAGTGACCTACGGTGAAGATGTAATCGACTTGTCTGTCGGTTGGAAACGTGCGCACATGGCGGATCTTGTCAAAGAAGCAACAGGTGTTGATTTCTTTGAAGAGATTTCGAAAGAGCGTGCACATGAACTGGCGCATGAACACGGTGTCGAAGTCCAAGCGCATATGACGACAGGTCATATCCTCAATGAATTCTTCGAACAGAAAATTGAAGAGTCATTGGTTCAGCCGACATTCGTCTATGGCCATCCGGTTGAAATTTCACCGCTCGCGAAGAAAAATCCGGAAGATCCTCGTTTTACGGATCGATTCGAATTGTTCATCGTTCGTCGGGAACACGCCAATGCCTTTACGGAATTGAATGATCCAATCGATCAACGTGAACGTTTTGAAGCACAGCTTGTTGAAAAAGAAGCCGGGAACGATGAAGCGCATGAAATGGATAATGACTTCATCGAAGCCCTTGAATACGGTATGCCACCAACAGGAGGACTCGGTATCGGGATTGATCGCCTTGTCATGTTATTGACAAATGCGCCTTCAATTCGTGATGTCTTGCTCTTCCCGACAATGCGTCATCAACAAAACTAA
- the folB gene encoding dihydroneopterin aldolase, producing MDRIQVTGMRFYGYHGVFAEETKLGQRFNVDLTIGLDLSSAGKTDDLRESVNYAELYEVTKQVVEGKPLQLVEALADRIAEQVLLLDSRILETTIKVIKPDPPIAGHYEHVAVEIHRKRGDYA from the coding sequence ATGGATCGGATACAGGTGACCGGTATGCGTTTTTACGGATACCATGGTGTGTTTGCAGAAGAAACGAAGTTGGGTCAACGCTTTAACGTTGATCTGACGATTGGTCTTGATTTATCGAGTGCCGGTAAGACGGATGATTTACGCGAAAGTGTCAATTATGCGGAGTTGTACGAAGTCACGAAGCAGGTCGTTGAGGGGAAGCCGTTGCAACTCGTCGAAGCGCTCGCAGACCGGATTGCAGAGCAGGTGCTGTTACTCGATTCCCGAATTCTTGAGACGACGATCAAGGTCATTAAACCGGATCCGCCGATTGCGGGACATTATGAACATGTTGCCGTTGAAATCCACCGGAAGCGGGGCGATTATGCATGA
- the folK gene encoding 2-amino-4-hydroxy-6-hydroxymethyldihydropteridine diphosphokinase, with protein MNRAYVALGSNIGDKAGHLAAAIDALRHLPTTQAIRPSSVYETAPVGYTDQDLFYNMVIELETDLPAEQLLDVLQQIEQQEGRKRLFKNGPRTLDLDILLYNSEMIHMDGLTVPHPRMQDRAFVLAPLDELVSSYIVPGLNRTVAELYQDLPETERTDVRRIESGSIEGRREKKNDRI; from the coding sequence ATGAATCGTGCCTACGTCGCACTGGGATCGAATATCGGTGATAAAGCGGGACATTTGGCAGCTGCGATTGACGCTCTGCGTCATCTTCCGACGACACAGGCAATCCGTCCTTCATCCGTTTATGAGACGGCTCCTGTCGGCTATACTGATCAAGATCTGTTTTATAATATGGTGATTGAACTGGAGACAGATTTACCGGCGGAACAACTGTTGGACGTTCTCCAACAGATTGAACAGCAGGAAGGAAGAAAACGTCTGTTTAAAAATGGGCCGCGGACACTAGATCTCGATATCCTTTTATATAACAGTGAGATGATTCATATGGATGGACTGACAGTACCGCATCCACGTATGCAGGATCGGGCATTCGTATTGGCTCCGCTTGACGAACTCGTATCCTCTTATATTGTTCCCGGTTTAAATCGGACGGTTGCTGAACTCTATCAGGATTTACCGGAAACAGAACGAACAGATGTCAGACGGATTGAGTCGGGATCGATTGAAGGAAGAAGGGAAAAAAAGAATGACAGGATTTAA
- the dusB gene encoding tRNA dihydrouridine synthase DusB, giving the protein MTGFKIGEVELNNRVILAPMAGVCNPAFRLIAKEFGAGLVCAEMVSDKGILYENERTMQMLYVDDREKPLSLQIYGGSKETLVKAAQYVDANTNADIIDINMGCPVPKVTKCDAGAKWLLDPDKVYEMVHAVSQAVDKPVTVKMRTGWDSHHIYCVDNVRAAEAGGAKAVAIHGRTRSQKYEGVADWKIIGEAKRAVNIPIIGNGDVQTPQDAKRMIDEIGVDGVMIGRAALGNPWMLYQTIQYLESGTLSTEPTPREKIDICLLHAERLVALKGEALAVREMRTHVAWYLKGLSGNGHVRKALFDTDTHVGLQKLLHEYVETLEMNAVHV; this is encoded by the coding sequence ATGACAGGATTTAAAATTGGAGAAGTCGAATTGAATAACCGTGTCATTTTAGCACCGATGGCGGGTGTCTGTAATCCTGCGTTTCGTTTGATCGCAAAAGAATTCGGGGCAGGTCTAGTTTGTGCAGAAATGGTCAGTGATAAAGGAATTCTTTATGAAAATGAACGAACGATGCAGATGTTATATGTGGATGATCGGGAAAAGCCGCTCAGTTTGCAGATTTACGGAGGATCGAAGGAAACGTTAGTCAAAGCGGCTCAATATGTCGATGCCAATACAAATGCGGACATCATTGATATCAATATGGGATGTCCTGTACCAAAAGTGACGAAGTGTGACGCTGGTGCCAAATGGTTGCTTGATCCGGATAAAGTCTACGAGATGGTTCATGCCGTATCGCAAGCGGTTGATAAACCTGTCACGGTCAAGATGCGGACGGGATGGGACAGCCATCATATTTATTGTGTCGACAACGTCCGGGCTGCGGAAGCCGGAGGAGCGAAAGCTGTCGCCATCCATGGTCGGACCCGTTCGCAGAAGTATGAAGGTGTCGCGGATTGGAAGATCATCGGTGAAGCGAAACGGGCCGTTAATATCCCAATCATCGGAAATGGTGATGTTCAAACCCCGCAAGATGCGAAACGGATGATTGACGAAATCGGGGTGGACGGTGTCATGATCGGGCGGGCGGCGCTTGGCAATCCGTGGATGTTGTATCAGACGATTCAATATCTGGAGTCGGGCACATTGTCGACCGAGCCGACGCCACGCGAGAAAATTGATATTTGTCTGCTGCATGCCGAACGTCTTGTCGCACTTAAAGGAGAGGCACTTGCGGTGCGGGAAATGAGAACCCATGTCGCGTGGTACTTAAAAGGATTAAGTGGGAACGGGCATGTTCGAAAAGCATTATTTGATACGGATACTCATGTCGGACTGCAAAAGTTGTTGCATGAGTATGTCGAAACATTGGAAATGAATGCAGTACATGTGTGA